A genomic stretch from Planctomycetaceae bacterium includes:
- a CDS encoding type II secretion system F family protein has translation MSSVLETILFSMNRAEPIRQASLLLVLASGSGHGDSLLEGLRSHAAESGSPWSDRVNSLRILLEQGQPLSTALSNNPGLLPETTIAAVRVGEQTGSLAEVLADEAIRLSDSAGTHRVVGFSLGNLAIWTMLVGVTMIGVLSFIIIFIVPKFKKIFEDFDTELPATTVLLVDLSDFMVSGGIIFLLPLLAMIAAIAILRVQYSIRMISKGSPPLSQHWLRFWSPELLRMLSITAASSQPLINTVHSFGSQLVPGRAATQLSGVRFRLENGEAVETALKAEGFITGREEAFLMAAGKSGHLDWALKHLGRSIETRRFRWLGRLLNVFEPCVLLGFGLVVMFVVVSMFMPLVKLLNDLS, from the coding sequence GCATGGCGATTCATTGCTGGAAGGTCTGAGATCCCACGCCGCTGAGAGTGGCAGTCCGTGGTCGGATCGAGTGAATTCCCTGAGAATACTTCTGGAACAGGGACAACCGCTTTCGACGGCATTAAGCAACAATCCTGGATTGTTACCAGAGACAACCATTGCCGCTGTGCGAGTGGGTGAGCAGACAGGCAGTCTGGCTGAGGTACTGGCTGATGAAGCGATTCGTCTTTCCGATTCCGCAGGGACACATCGCGTCGTTGGATTCTCGCTTGGAAATCTCGCAATCTGGACCATGCTGGTCGGTGTGACGATGATCGGCGTGCTTTCGTTCATCATCATTTTCATTGTTCCAAAGTTCAAAAAGATCTTCGAGGACTTCGATACAGAATTACCAGCCACAACCGTGTTGCTGGTGGACCTGTCTGACTTTATGGTGAGTGGGGGAATCATATTTCTGTTGCCGTTGCTGGCGATGATTGCGGCAATTGCGATCCTGCGGGTGCAGTATTCCATTCGAATGATTTCCAAAGGTTCTCCTCCGCTGTCTCAGCACTGGCTGCGATTCTGGTCCCCGGAACTACTGAGAATGTTGAGCATTACAGCCGCATCCAGTCAGCCGCTGATCAATACGGTGCATAGCTTTGGCAGCCAGTTGGTTCCCGGGCGAGCTGCGACACAGTTAAGTGGGGTGCGATTCCGGCTGGAAAACGGCGAAGCGGTTGAAACGGCTCTGAAGGCGGAAGGTTTTATCACAGGTCGTGAAGAAGCATTTCTGATGGCGGCCGGTAAGTCCGGGCATCTGGACTGGGCTTTGAAGCATCTGGGCCGTTCCATCGAAACCAGACGCTTTCGCTGGCTCGGTCGACTGCTGAATGTGTTTGAGCCATGTGTGCTGCTTGGGTTCGGGCTTGTCGTCATGTTTGTCGTGGTGTCGATGTTCATGCCTCTGGTTAAGTTGTTGAATGACCTTTCGTAA